A single Osmerus mordax isolate fOsmMor3 chromosome 7, fOsmMor3.pri, whole genome shotgun sequence DNA region contains:
- the si:dkeyp-100a1.6 gene encoding probable G-protein coupled receptor 160, producing the protein MQTIQMPLKSPATHHNNSSTMWAIIEHWEGKDSYRVDNTQQYLFIMLFKVGLDTLVLTLFRHNLYTFFMNVFSYSLVLVDLALFLAITMVWFLGPGQSPVLVCFVLAHGSDMYAALPLPVLILGLLNYLFELGNRTCHGSLHSGLRNVFFTLVVWAMACLWSFHSTNIDMIEIEYEVGKHAQVCKMQDSTSMSFFFVGISMAICFVLLPFCSRLPMWLREANRLSVQDSSATLKSDLYFSKTLFNGQRSDEKHTLVVETGQEVPPLYVSLMLCFTVTWMPFIVISFLCTVMGFAVPSYITVNMLWVECANSLLMGIVIWLKRDNLGPYMDLSDDVNLWKIYWNLSSGPKPAAYQDKLPNAVFSLSGDPLLHV; encoded by the coding sequence ATGCAGACCATACAGATGCCCCTCAAGTCACCAGCTactcaccacaacaacagctcaaCAATGTGGGCCATCATAGAGCACTGGGAGGGGAAAGACAGCTATCGTGTGGACAACACTCAGCAGTATCTGTTCATCATGCTCTTCAAAGTTGGCCTGGATACACTGGTCCTGACGCTCTTCAGGCATAACTTGTATACTTTCTTCATGAATGTCTTCAGCTACTCGCTTGTCCTGGTTGACCTTGCATTATTTTTGGCTATAACAATGGTATGGTTCCTCGGGCCTGGTCAGTcccctgtgttggtgtgttttgtgCTGGCACATGGCTCGGATATGTATGCAGCGCTGCCTCTGCCTGTGTTGATACTGGGACTTCTAAACTACTTATTTGAGCTAGGTAACCGTACCTGCCATGGTTCACTACACAGTGGCCTGCGGAATGTTTTTTTTACCCTAGTAGTGTGGGCCATGGCTTGCCTTTGGTCTTTCCACTCAACAAACATAGATATGATAGAGATTGAGTATGAGGTAGGAAAGCATGCACAAGTATGTAAAATGCAGGACTCAACTTCAATGTCCTTTTTCTTTGTAGGCATTTCCATGGCCATCTGTTTTGTGTTGCTGCCCTTCTGCTCAAGGCTGCCCATGTGGCTCAGGGAAGCCAATAGATTGTCTGTTCAGGACAGCTCTGCAACTCTGAAGAGTGACTTATACTTCAGCAAGACCTTGTTTAATGGGCAGAGAAGTGATGAGAAGCATACACTGGTGGTGGAGACTGGCCAGGAAGTTCCTCCCCTTTATGTCAGCCTTATGTTGTGTTTTACTGTTACATGGATGCCTTTCATAGTCATATCATTTCTCTGTACAGTCATGGGGTTTGCAGTACCTTCCTACATCACTGTCAATATGCTTTGGGTGGAGTGTGCCAACAGTCTGCTGATGGGGATTGTAATTTGGTTGAAGAGAGACAATTTAGGCCCATACATGGATCTTTCTGATGATGTTAATCTGTGGAAAATTTACTGGAACTTGAGTAGTGGGCCAAAACCTGCTGCATACCAAGATAAACTCCCCAATGCTGTTTTCAGTCTTTCAGGTGACCCACTACTAC